One segment of Mycolicibacterium sp. YH-1 DNA contains the following:
- a CDS encoding MbtH family protein yields the protein MSVNPFDDDKGSFFVLVNDEEQHSLWPAFADVPAGWQVVFGEADRVACLDYIEQNWADIRPKSLRERLAQGRNK from the coding sequence TTGAGCGTCAATCCCTTCGACGACGACAAAGGCAGTTTTTTCGTCTTGGTCAACGACGAAGAGCAGCACAGCTTGTGGCCCGCGTTCGCCGATGTCCCAGCCGGCTGGCAAGTGGTCTTCGGCGAAGCAGACCGCGTGGCGTGCCTCGACTACATCGAACAGAACTGGGCTGACATACGGCCGAAGAGCCTGCGCGAGAGGTTGGCACAGGGCCGGAACAAGTAA